CAGTGTGAGGGGAGGCACCTGCATCCCTTCAGGATAACCCTGGAACCATGCCAAGGGCTGATCATAGTTCTGGAAATTCAAGTCATCAGTGGACTGTGGGATATGGATCCTCAAGGCTTATAGGGAATGagcatgtgtgtgtacacacgcacacacacacagagtgccTTGTCttgtattaatatttaatatgtacCAGAAACAGTACTTGAATTTCAGACCTCCTGAATCGCAGACCAGCTCTATCTAATAcctattgatttagaatcttgaaccctagagactacatttcccacaatcccccttTGCTTTTTCCTGTTTGTGCGTCTCCTTCTGTGgagggagttttgagtttctttttcagatcgacttcaagataaatatttaataaatattaaatataatacttggagtactggatattaattttaatttttataaataccaTGCTGCCTGCTGCTTCTCATTCTATATATTTAAAGATACTGGAAGCCATTAGGGGGGCCACTAGGGAAGCAATTGTTCAAATAAGGAGCTTAAAACTCCTCAATTATTTCACGAGTCAATTTCCATCCTCATCTCCATTCTGACTCAATAAGGGGAAATACCTACTGAAACCAGCTACCTTGTATAACATGACTCTCCCCTCATCtaccctcccctccaacatttcatCTACTCTCTCTGTGCCTAGAATACATTTCCtactcacctctgcctcttggaatctccACTTTCCTCCAAAATTCCACTCAAATGCCATCTCCtaccaggaagcctttcctgatcaccCCATGCTGTGAGTGCTTCCTTTCTGAATtgttcctttgtatttattttgaatatcctcatatatgtacatgttgattccataagctccttaaaggcaagaaatttcatttttgcctttgtttttccAGTGCCTATTATGGTATGTTGGAgtagcgaggtggctcagtggacagagctctgggcttggaatcaggaaaactcatcttcctgagttcaaatccagcctcagacatttactagctgtgtgaccctgggcaagtcacttaaccctgtttgcctaagttcctcatctgtaaaattgtcaAAGGAACAAAATGGCAAATCAGTCTAATACCTTTGCTTAGAAAactcccaaatgaagtcacaaagagttggacactactgaaaaacaatcaaacaacaacaatatagtGTATGGGACATTaaaggtgcctaataaatgttgactgattatGAAATTAACTAATGGATAATTGATCAttgtaaatgtaaaaattaatatataataactccaaatattatatttaataagatgtattaataataactaaaatagaaaagctagagtaaaaagggagctaactcagcAGTGcatgagggaaaaaagagagagagggagaagttaTCAAAACTTAGATACAAACATGACCAAGCaacatggagagaggagaggaattctgggaaatactaaaggaattctggggaatatagttcaaaggtacaaaatttccacttatacatcatagacttagaactagAGTGGGTTTCACGAAGGACTCTACACATAGTCTTTCCATATAAATGTGGAAGTGACCCAGCTGAGATGAAAATTTCTCCTGGCCTTGATATTTGGCATGTTATAGGAAGCCCCTGGTCCTTCTGGAattcttaatcatttttgtgTCAGGGACTCCTTGGAAAGTCTAGAGAAGCCCATTTCTCAGAATAAAAAttgtaaatgcataaaataaaacacctaagatcacaaaggaaaccaattattacaaaatagttaaacaaatatgttttttcttaaaaacaCAGGCacaaaaaatagacctgatcaaaagggatagagaaggtaaatatagtctgttaaaagggagtatagacaatgaggaaatatcactaatcaacatgtatgcaccaaatggtataacatccaaatttttaatagagaaactaggagaattgaaggaggaaatagacagtaaaaccatattagtgggagacttgaaccaaccactatcaaatttagataaatcaaaccaaaaaataaacaagaaagaggtaaaagaggtgaatgaaatcttaggaaaattagagttaatagacatatggagaaaaataaatagggacaaaaaggaatacaccttcttttcagcaccacatggcacattcacaaaaatagatcatacactaggtcacagaaacatggcactcaaatgcagaaaagcagaaataatcaatgcagccttttcagatcacaaggcaataaaaatattgatcagtaagggtacatggagagccaaatcaaaaattaattggaaattaaataatatgatactccaaaatcggttagttagagaagaaatcatagaaacaaaaaacacaggcacaggggtagctaggtggttcaatggatagaaagccaggcccatagatgagaagtcctgggttcaaatatgaccacggatacttacttcctagctgtgtgacccctggcaagtcaccgaaccccaactgcctagttctcactgctcttctgccttagaaccattacttagtgtcaattctaagacagaagggaagggttaaaaaaaaaaagtttataagcACTAAGTTAAGGACTCTTGATCTAGGAAGTAATAAGGAGttgcatattatatgtatattttttagtCCTCAAATGAGGAAATTACATTCTTATGTTAATATTTACCTGAAAGAGAACCAATAGTTGGTGAGGCTGGAGAGAACCACATAACACACGCTAAGAGTCCCGGACATGGCTAGTGATACGAAACCCAAACCACACAGCACACACAGCAGAGTGAGGCCACCTATAGAAATCACGACTcctggagggagagaggagagatgccAGTGCTGAGAGGGCTCAAGCAAGTTACAAGTACCCTGGGGGGTCCCAATAGGACACAAAGTTAGCATCAGTTTCTTTACTGGTGATTTGGCCTTCGTCAAGGGGTTTTTGGGGTTtcgtatccccagtgtttagcaaaATGGCTTATGCCccaaactaaaaaaaacaaaaacaaaacagaaaaaaccGTAGTCAATAAGGGGCAAGTTTAGTGACCAGACTTTACCCCGGCCATTAAGGCAGAGGGAAAGATGAGCAAGGAAGGCAGAGTATCCAAATGAATACTTTGTATTTCAGATGGCAAGAACACTTGCCATCTGAAAAGCCTAGAGCAATTTCCAAGCTACCttccagagaaaaataaagaaataaatcataGAACTATCACAGAGAGGGATAAAGTCCACTCTTcaaagtcaaacagctaggaattGGTACTTAAGGATTCCCTCTTGACAAATAATTTCTAATTTGCATTAAGAACTAcataagagaaagataaaagaacaaaaggggGTTCTGAGCTTAGTCAGAAGCATTTGGTCTAAGAGATTTTGACCAGAACAGAAATAATATTGCATATaataagtactcaataaatgttattCATCTAAGTGGTCTTGGgcacaaggcacttaacctttggacttagtttcctcttctgtagaaATGAAggtattgagggggcagctgggttgctcagtggtttgagagtcaggtctgTAGACAgtagatcctgagttcaaatctggcctcggacacttcctagctgtgtgaccctgggcaagtcacttaacccccattccctagcccttactcttctgtcttagaactaatcacaatcaagaacacatgtgatacccagtggaatcacgtgtcggctacggggggtgggagggaggaaaagaaaatgatctttgtctttaatgaataatgcatggaaatgatcaaataaaatactataaaattaaaaaaaaaagaactaatcacagtagtgattctaagatggacggtatgggtttagaaaaaaaataattaggatGTTGCATtagacttccctggcttccttgaagttccaactaaaatcccatctcttacaggaagcctttctcatcccctcttgattttaatttcttcctcagttaactgttttcctttttatcctataCATATAGCTTGATTTGTATATAGTTTACAGCATTTGTCTtgcctattagactgtgagctggagggcagaaactgtcttttgcctgtttgtatccccagggcttggcACAGGGCCTGGAACgtcaaaaaaacaataaatactgACTGACAGTGATCTGTAATACTTCTTCCAACTCTACGTCTAGGGTCCTACAACCCATTTTATggagataaaagatgaaataCCTTCCACTAATATAACCCCAACACAGGCAGCCAGAGACATCAGGACCACAAGCAGCAGGAAGAATCCAACAGGGATGGCAGATACCATAAGGAACATCAGCAAGGTTAAAGCAACGAAAGGATGTTTATCGAGGTACTGACCAATGGCAGAGTTCATAAAAGCAATCACCTGTGGACAAAGCAGAGCACAGTTACAGCTGAAGTCAGAGGAGAGCATCCCGAGGCCTTTCCTCTGATATTCCTGGCATGATTCTACTCCAAAAGAAGAGTCTGGGTAAAGAGTCATCCAGAGTGTGAGTGTGGAATGTCCTGATGGACGTGACAAAGCCAAAAAGACAAGTCTAAAACGAGGGCCAAAGAGAGGGTTTGGGGTCTTCTGAGGGAAcatggtgtaaaaatggagatttgaaccccagacttcaatccccagaagtccttggcagttcccagaattccctataatctcacctgagtgcgagatcacaatttgtatttagactgactgtaccgcctacttgctCTACCTAGCAGACAAGATGCAGCAAGTAGGTTGtacgtgttttcttattttgtatttcttaattctaataatctttaataaacctctaaaaatatacttttagtagagaaactcaatttaatttttacaatgggaTGGCTGGAAGCAATGATTTCATCCATgaggtaataattataaagtgcctcccacagtacttggtacatagtaggtgttctatgaatgttagctatcattattatgcGGCCAGTTTGGTGGTGCAGCGAATAgtgtgccaggtctagagtcaggaaggctcatcttcatgagttccgATATCATCTCAGACTCTTGCTCCTAGGTGAGCtctaggcaagccacttcactctcactttcttcatctctaaaatgatctagaaaaggaaatggcaaattattctagaatctctcccaagaaaatcccaaagggagTAGGACATGACAAAACAATTACGTGGGGAGCTCACAgtatggaaactccctctatctaTATTTACATCCATGTGGGAAATTTAGAGTAtgaaaacactttccacacattctaagacagaagataagggtttcttaaaaaaagtttgataaatgccttttcattcattcacttattcaatcATTCCTTCATTCAATACAAGCTGACCCAGAGAGCCtctgagctccttttcttttcttcttctttttttaaaccctgaagtcatagaattaatactgtgtattggttccaaggcagaagagtggtaaggactaggtaatgggagtcaagtgacttgcccagaaagaTCTTTATTATGCGTGGATCCAGAGGGAGATCAGATCTCCCATCCTGGGCCCCCTGCATTGGGGGAAcaggtattttatattctatatctgGTCTTGCCTCCAGCTTGTCTTGAACCTGGAGGGAGCTCAAAGGGAGGCTGTCTGCCCTTCAGCCTGAATTTCTTCATCAATAttaagaaaggattaaaaaaactcAAACTATTCTTTGTGCTAGAGGGAAGAGGATCTCTAAGATCCCTACCAACTTGTTGGCCAAGTGAGAATCCCAGATCTTGGGCTTGCTTGTATCCACTTCTGAATACATTTAAGTGCTTTTCTGGGGCAACACCTTTGGGGAGGCCATTCACTAAAGCAGGGCAGCAGAAAAATAGCTTGCATGTAGCATTGCTTAAATTATTTAAAGATGGAGGCCAAATCGAAACCATAGAGTTTTCACTCAGGTTGGCAACAAAAGGAGAATCAACACAGAGGCATCTAGTAACCAATGACTTGTCATAACCATAAGCCCTATTATCTTGGGGCCACTTGGgggtgagagggggagggaatgattAATAAACCATCTCATATTACCCTCCCACTCCCTTTTCCTTTGACACCTTACTTTCCAAGTAAAGCAAGGTCTGCTTACTTCTCCACAATCTCCATCATCCTGCCCAAGTATTGccaaatattttgtttgttttttattgttgccATTAGCAAAGAACAGCCAAATTACCACATGCTGTCTCTTGAATACCACTGATGTCTGGCACTAATACTAAAGTGTTTCTCCAGGAGTAGTGATAGGTACACTCTCCAAAGttctccttgccaagaaaagGCATTTGTGGCATCTGCCTGGGTTGGCACAGGGTTAGAAAGAGATGGTGGGATTGAATTTTACCTCCCGCCTTACTGCCAGCTTTACAATTGTTTACAACACAGACCCTGTGACAaaaacaaagcttttttttttttaaaacattgtatGTGAATGTCAGAAATTCCCACTTGGATCAGAGAAGCTTCATTCTTTATTTAGCCCAGAATTTTGGCTCTAATAGTAGCAGCACAGGATGTTTGGTGGGAGAAAATAGTAGTTTTCTTCCATAAGTTCATCCCCAGAAAGAATATAACCCAAACATCCttaaattttcctaatattagaaTTACAGATTTTTCTATTAAGAAAAGCATGCTATAAAGATGAGAGCTGGCCTTTTGAGTCAGGAAGCATAGGTCCAAACCCTGTCTCTACCCGCATCACCacaggcaagtcaattaaacctCTTGGTACAtacccctttcccccttcccactTTGCAGCATGTCTCTAAAGTTATTCTTTGTAGAAGTACTGACGTGTGTTGGTAGAGGCTGTTTTCAGACCCAAAGATGTCTGTGCCAAAAAATTTTAATGGGCTAGAATATATCTAAATCCTTAGTTACTAAGGATTTACTTAGTTTTACTaagttactattttttaaaaaatggaagtcaggggggcagctgggtagttcagtggattgagagccaggcttagagatgggagggcctgggttcaaatctggcctcagacatttcccagctgtgtgaccctgggcaagtcacttgacccccattgcctagccccttactgctcttctaccttggaaccaatacacagtattgattcgaagaggGAAGGTAGggattataaaaacaaacaaacaacaaacaaaaaaacaaaagccaggcctggagatgtgaattctgggttcaaatctggccttagacacttcccagctgtgtgaccctgggtaagttacttgacccccattgcctagtccttaccacgcttctgccttggaatcaatacacagtatcgatactaaaaca
The window above is part of the Monodelphis domestica isolate mMonDom1 chromosome 7, mMonDom1.pri, whole genome shotgun sequence genome. Proteins encoded here:
- the LDAF1 gene encoding lipid droplet assembly factor 1, translating into MVKMETPSTSRDFQELQKKLASLIDSIQSNSKVIAFMNSAIGQYLDKHPFVALTLLMFLMVSAIPVGFFLLLVVLMSLAACVGVILVEGVVISIGGLTLLCVLCGLGFVSLAMSGTLSVCYVVLSSLTNYWFSFSSPKHQQILGNKCPMTVQYPDSTRHD